In the genome of uncultured Sphaerochaeta sp., the window GACTGATATTCTGAGGATCGATCACTTCAGAGGGTTTGATGCCTACTACGAGATACCCAGTGGTGAGAAGACTGCTGAGCATGGAAAGTGGGTGAACGTGGATGGTGATGCCTTTTTCAAAGCCGTGCGAAAACGCTTCGGATCGGTTCCCATCATTGCCGAGGATCTGGGAATCATGACCGAGTCCGTGCGTCGTCTCCGCGATGGCAATGATTTGCCGGGAATGAAGATATTCCAGTTTGGATTCACCCGTAACAAGGACGGGATGCCAAACTACCATGATGACTTCTTGCCTCACAACTGGGGGGAGAACTTTGTTGTGTATACCGGAACCCATGACAACAACACCACCGCAGGGTGGTTTGCAAGCCTGGGCAGGGAGGACAAGGATATTGTTCTCTCCTATCTGGGGTGTGAGGAAAACGATCTGCTTTGGTCGATGCTGCGCCTCCTGATGCTCAGCCATGCACGTACTGCGGTCATCCCCATGCAAGACGTACTGGGCAAAGGGGAGGAGGCCAGGATGAACTACCCATCCACCTGCAACGAACGGAATTGGAGTTGGCGCATGGAAAAGCATGCATGCACGGATTCTCTCGCTCAATCGCTGTCCCATCTGGTTGAAATCTCAGCCAGAACCGGCAAGCGTGCCGATGAGCTTCTCTAGGCTGGCCTCTTTGCCCAAGGGCGGAGTTCATGTACCTTCCTTTTACAAGGTCGGGGCCTCAAGGTCCCGGCCTTGTTCAACTTCTTGAGTTTTGTTACATTCGGTGTATGGACGGAGTGCATATCGGAACCTGTTCCTGGAAGTATCCCTCCTGGGAAGGCCTTGTCTACACAGAGGCTGGTGAGGACGAATATCTGTCGCAATACCAGCGAAGGTACAGAACCGTGGAAGTTGACCAGTGGTTCTGGTCTTTGGGCAAAAGCAGCTACGGACTTCCCGACAGTTCTGTGGTTGCATCCTATGATAGGGCTACCGACTCCTCCTTTCGTTTTACCATCAAATGTCCCAATACATTGACCCAGGTATTTGCGTATCACAGCAAGGATGAGCGAAACCGTTGGTTTCTTGATGCAGAAGTCTTCTATCAGTTTCTGGAAAGCCTTACCACCCTCCTGCCCAAGGTCGGCCTGTTCATGTTTCAGTTTGAATACCTCAACAAGCAAAAGATGGAGAGCCGCGAAGCCTTTCTCGGGCAATTTGCCCGCTTCATCTCACTGCTGCCCGATGCTCTTCCCTATGGGCTGGAGATCCGCAACCCTGCCTGGTTGGACAGGGACTATCTCAAGACATTGGAAGCGCTGAACATCAGCCCTGTTTTGCTCAGCGGGTACTGGATGGATGACCTTGCAAAAACGCTTGCCTTGGTAGCCGAGACATCCATTCCCAAGCTTTGCATCCGCTTGCATGGGGATGACCGATCAGGGATTGAGCAGAGAACAGGTTCCCGATGGGATGCTTTGGTGCAGTCGAAACAGGATGAACTTGAGGTGATCGCTCCGCTTCTGTTCAAGTTGGCGAAGCAGGGGAGAACCATCTTCGTGAATGTGAACAACCACTATGAGGGCAGCGCTCCGCTTACCATTGAGAAGCTGGTTGCCCTGCTTGGGAGGAAAACCCTATGCGAATGAGTCACAGTGTGGTAGCGTAGAGCTAGAAAGGGAGGCTTTCATGCATAGAGAGGATGACATCCTCACTCGCATTCCGACAATGGCACCGGCTGCCATGTGTCACCCTTCCTGCAGCACACCCAATACACTTCACTTGAGGAGGTCTGGATGAAAGCCAGGATTGTGTATCTGTCCCATGGCGGTGGGCCGCTTCCCCTGCTCGGAGATGCGTTGCATGCACATATGGTGAAGTTCCTCAAGCAATTGGGTACGACACTTCCGCGGCCAAAGGCCATCGTGGTCATCAGTGCCCATTGGGAGGAAGCGGTTCCTACGCTTACCAGCGCCGAATATCCTCCGCTTTTGTATGACTATTACGGCTTCCCCCGTGATGCCTATGCTATCAGGTATCCGGCCAGCGGAAATCCGCTCCTGGCTGAACGCATCGCTTCCTTGGTGGGCAATGCACGATTGGATGAGATCCGTGGGTTCGACCATGGTATGTTTGTTCCCCTGACGTTGCTCTATCCTGATGCGGACATCCCAACCATTCAGCTTTCGCTGCTCTCATCCCTCTCCGCACACGAGCACTATGCAATGGGGGAGGCGCTTCGCCCCCTGCTTGATGAGGAGATCCTGTTCATAGGTTCGGGATTCTCCTTCCACAATATGCGCTTGTTCTGGAAGGAGGATGACGAGCAAAACCATGCCTTCCAGCAATTCCTGATCGAATCCTGCACACAGCCAGGGGGGGAGGAAGCGCGAAAGCAGGCCTTGGTCAACTGGGAGTCCGGCCCGTATGCACGGTATTGCCATCCACGCGAGGAGCATCTGCTTCCCCTGCATGTCTGTCAGGGCCTAGCCGGTAGGCAGGCACAGCTGATCTTCAACAAGCCGATCCTGAAACGGGAATCGGTGGCTTTCCTTTGGAGCTGAACATGAAACGCCGTATTTTCCAAGTCGATGCCTTCACCACGCAGCTTTTTTCAGGAAACCCTGCAGGGGTGGTGTTCCCCTCGGACGGGTTGGAAGATCAGCAGATGGTGCTGCTTGCCCGGGAGCTGGGCAACAGTGAGACCGCGTTCATCAACAGCGACAGGCAAACCGTACGGTTTTTCACCGCAGTCCAGGAAGTTCCGCTGTGCACCCATGCAACAGTGGCAAGCTACCATGTGCTGACAACGATGCTTGGGCTTCCGTACGGAAAGCACACGATGGTGTGCAAGGCAGGGGAGCTCTCCATCCACGTTGAAAAGCAGGGTTCCCATCCCACGATTTCCGTACGCCAGAATGCAGCCCGGTTTGGTCAGGTTCTCACCCCTGATTTGGTTCTTGAGGCCTTGGGTTGCGACTTCCTGGACACAACTCTTCCCATCCAATGGGTCTCCACAGGGAATCCGAAGATACTGGTTCCCCTGGAAAGCTTGGCACAGCTCTCTGCACTCCAGCCCGATCGCCAAGCCTTGATAGCCTTGGGAAAGAGCTTGGGGTGCCCCGGTTTCTATTGTTTCTCATTGGAAGCGTCGCAAGAGGGTGTTGATGCCCATGCAAGGATGTTCAGTCCAGGCTCTGGGGTGGATGAGGATCCTGTCACCGGCAATGC includes:
- a CDS encoding DUF72 domain-containing protein; the protein is MDGVHIGTCSWKYPSWEGLVYTEAGEDEYLSQYQRRYRTVEVDQWFWSLGKSSYGLPDSSVVASYDRATDSSFRFTIKCPNTLTQVFAYHSKDERNRWFLDAEVFYQFLESLTTLLPKVGLFMFQFEYLNKQKMESREAFLGQFARFISLLPDALPYGLEIRNPAWLDRDYLKTLEALNISPVLLSGYWMDDLAKTLALVAETSIPKLCIRLHGDDRSGIEQRTGSRWDALVQSKQDELEVIAPLLFKLAKQGRTIFVNVNNHYEGSAPLTIEKLVALLGRKTLCE
- a CDS encoding class III extradiol ring-cleavage dioxygenase, whose translation is MKARIVYLSHGGGPLPLLGDALHAHMVKFLKQLGTTLPRPKAIVVISAHWEEAVPTLTSAEYPPLLYDYYGFPRDAYAIRYPASGNPLLAERIASLVGNARLDEIRGFDHGMFVPLTLLYPDADIPTIQLSLLSSLSAHEHYAMGEALRPLLDEEILFIGSGFSFHNMRLFWKEDDEQNHAFQQFLIESCTQPGGEEARKQALVNWESGPYARYCHPREEHLLPLHVCQGLAGRQAQLIFNKPILKRESVAFLWS
- a CDS encoding PhzF family phenazine biosynthesis isomerase translates to MKRRIFQVDAFTTQLFSGNPAGVVFPSDGLEDQQMVLLARELGNSETAFINSDRQTVRFFTAVQEVPLCTHATVASYHVLTTMLGLPYGKHTMVCKAGELSIHVEKQGSHPTISVRQNAARFGQVLTPDLVLEALGCDFLDTTLPIQWVSTGNPKILVPLESLAQLSALQPDRQALIALGKSLGCPGFYCFSLEASQEGVDAHARMFSPGSGVDEDPVTGNAAGALGVYLKSYGKIDASHACVIRQEDSRGRFGFIHVQMDGDVPTITGSAVTVYEGCMDW